In Arthrobacter sp. UKPF54-2, the following are encoded in one genomic region:
- a CDS encoding flavin reductase family protein: MFRRHAAGVAIITANYNGVPYGFTATSVASLSAKPPRFTFNMARTSSSWPAVANSGYIGVHMLGLDNQELADRFARGRNRFEGDHWELGPHEVPILKDVSGWLIGKIQMRLSFENNAVVVVEVVAGEVGEQGVPLLYHGGSYSQPVPLDYEI, translated from the coding sequence ATGTTCCGCCGCCATGCGGCCGGCGTCGCGATCATCACGGCGAACTACAACGGCGTCCCCTATGGTTTCACCGCCACCTCGGTGGCGTCGCTCTCGGCCAAGCCGCCGCGATTCACCTTCAACATGGCCCGCACCTCCAGCTCCTGGCCCGCGGTGGCCAACTCCGGCTATATCGGGGTGCATATGCTCGGCCTAGACAACCAGGAGCTCGCCGACCGCTTCGCCCGCGGCCGCAACCGGTTCGAGGGCGACCACTGGGAGCTCGGCCCGCACGAGGTGCCGATCCTCAAGGATGTGTCCGGCTGGCTGATCGGCAAGATCCAGATGCGGCTCTCCTTCGAGAACAACGCCGTCGTGGTCGTCGAGGTGGTCGCCGGCGAGGTCGGTGAGCAAGGCGTGCCGCTGCTTTACCACGGCGGCAGCTACAGCCAGCCGGTGCCGCTCGACTACGAGATCTAG
- the nrdR gene encoding transcriptional regulator NrdR produces the protein MYCPFCRNPDSRVVDSRIADDGSAIRRRRQCPECGRRFTTVETTSLTVIKRSGVGEPFSRSKVINGVRKACQGRPVTEDDLAMLAQEVEETIRASGAAEIDAHEVGLAILNPLQRLDEVAYLRFASVYQAFESLEDFESAIALLRHEAESKGLEGKNSQKSPL, from the coding sequence GTGTATTGCCCGTTCTGCCGCAACCCTGACTCGCGGGTAGTTGACAGCCGCATCGCCGACGACGGCTCCGCGATCCGCCGCCGCCGCCAGTGCCCCGAATGCGGGCGCCGCTTCACCACCGTGGAAACCACCAGCCTGACCGTGATCAAGCGCTCCGGCGTCGGCGAGCCGTTCAGCCGCAGCAAGGTGATCAACGGGGTGCGGAAGGCCTGCCAGGGCAGGCCCGTCACCGAGGACGACCTCGCCATGCTCGCCCAGGAGGTCGAGGAGACCATCCGGGCCTCCGGCGCCGCCGAAATCGACGCCCACGAAGTGGGCCTCGCGATCCTCAACCCCTTGCAGCGCCTCGACGAGGTGGCCTACCTGCGCTTCGCGAGCGTGTACCAAGCCTTCGAATCGCTGGAAGACTTCGAGTCCGCCATCGCCCTGCTCCGACACGAGGCCGAGTCCAAGGGGCTGGAAGGCAAAAACTCGCAAAAGAGCCCGCTCTAG
- the dnaE gene encoding DNA polymerase III subunit alpha, translating into MTSSNNSFVHLHNHTEYSMLDGAARLGELFDETERLGMPALATTDHGYLFGAFDFWKRATDKGIKPIIGVEAYVTPGTARGDKTRVRWGEESQRKDDISGGGSYTHMTLLSYNNVGMRNLFRASSIASLDSVFGKWPRLDRELLNTYSEGLIATTGCPSGEVQTRLRLGQYREALEAAAEFRDIFGAENYFCELMDHGLDIERRVTGDLLRLAKELNLPLVATNDLHYTHEHDAKAHEALLAIQSGSTLLEPTYDNGGSRFAFSGSGYYLKSPQEMRELFRDHPDACDNTLLIAERCDVSFNTGANYMPRFPCPEGEDETSWLVKEVDKGLRYRYPGGIPDKVRTQADYELGVINSMGFPGYFLVVADFINWAKNNGIRVGPGRGSGAGSMVAYAMRITDLDPLHHGLIFERFLNPDRVSMPDFDVDFDDRRRSEVIDYVTRKYGDERVAMIVTYGTIKTKQALKDSSRVLGYPFSMGETLTKALPPAVMAKDIPLADIQNPEAKRYGEAGDFRQLISTDPEAAKVFETALGIEGLKRQWGVHAAGVIMSSDPIIDVIPIMRRFQDGQVITQFDYPTSEGLGLIKMDFLGLRNLTIISDALENIKMNRGVDLDLEALALDDAASYELLARGDTLGVFQLDGGPMRSLLKLMKPDNFEDISAVLALYRPGPMGANAHTDYALRKNGIQEVIPIHPELEEPLAEILGGTYGLIVYQEQVMAVAQKLAGYTLGQADILRRAMGKKKKSELDKQFAGFSQGMQDNGYSMEAVKTLWDILLPFSDYAFNKAHSAAYGVISYWTAYLKAHYAPEYMAALLTSVGDDKDKSAIYLNECRRMGITVLPPDVNESALNFTPVGNDIRFGMGAIRNVGANAVDAMVAAREREGAYTSFKDYLMKVPAVVCNKRTIESLIKAGAFDSLGHHRRALAMIHEEAIDSVITLKRNEAIGQFDLFAGFEDTESESSLSIEIPDLPEWEKKDKLSFERDMLGLYVSDHPLQGLEGLLSQHADQSITSIIAEDGPHDGAIITIAGMITSLSRRIAKASGNAYARAEIEDLGGSVEVMFFGQVYGPIASVLAEDLIVVVKGRLQRRDDGAVALNCMELSVPDLSEGLDGPLVITMPTHKATEAVVNELGEVLRTHRGKSEVRLHLHGDSRVEVMGLPVHLRVNPSPSLFGDLKVLLGPTCLDG; encoded by the coding sequence GTGACTTCCAGCAACAACTCGTTCGTCCACCTCCACAACCACACCGAGTACTCCATGTTGGACGGTGCGGCGCGGCTCGGGGAACTCTTCGATGAGACCGAGCGGCTGGGCATGCCCGCCTTGGCCACCACGGACCACGGCTACCTCTTCGGGGCCTTCGACTTCTGGAAGCGCGCGACGGACAAGGGCATCAAGCCGATCATCGGCGTCGAGGCCTACGTCACCCCCGGTACGGCCCGCGGCGACAAGACCCGCGTCCGCTGGGGCGAGGAAAGCCAGCGCAAGGACGACATCTCCGGCGGCGGTTCCTACACCCACATGACGCTGCTCAGCTACAACAACGTGGGCATGCGGAACCTCTTCCGCGCTTCCTCGATCGCCTCGCTCGACTCGGTCTTCGGCAAATGGCCCCGGCTGGACCGCGAACTGCTGAACACCTACTCCGAAGGCCTCATCGCCACCACCGGCTGCCCCTCCGGCGAGGTCCAGACAAGGCTCCGGCTGGGCCAGTACCGTGAAGCCCTTGAGGCGGCCGCGGAGTTCCGCGACATCTTCGGCGCCGAGAACTACTTCTGCGAACTCATGGACCACGGCCTGGACATCGAGCGGCGCGTCACCGGCGACCTGCTGCGCCTGGCCAAGGAACTGAACCTGCCGCTCGTGGCCACCAACGACCTGCACTACACGCATGAGCACGACGCCAAGGCGCACGAGGCCCTGCTGGCCATCCAGTCCGGTTCCACCCTGCTGGAGCCCACGTACGACAACGGCGGCTCCCGGTTCGCGTTCTCCGGCAGCGGCTACTACCTGAAGTCCCCGCAGGAAATGCGGGAACTCTTCCGCGACCACCCGGACGCCTGCGACAACACTCTGCTGATCGCCGAACGCTGCGACGTCTCCTTCAACACCGGGGCCAACTACATGCCCCGGTTCCCCTGCCCTGAAGGCGAGGACGAGACCTCCTGGCTGGTCAAGGAAGTGGACAAGGGCCTCCGTTACCGCTACCCGGGCGGCATCCCGGACAAGGTCCGCACCCAGGCCGACTACGAACTCGGCGTTATCAATTCCATGGGCTTCCCGGGCTACTTCCTGGTGGTGGCCGACTTCATCAACTGGGCCAAGAACAACGGCATCCGGGTGGGCCCGGGCCGTGGTTCCGGTGCCGGCTCCATGGTGGCGTACGCCATGCGCATCACCGACCTCGACCCGCTGCACCACGGCCTGATCTTCGAGCGCTTCCTCAACCCGGACCGCGTCTCCATGCCCGACTTCGACGTCGACTTCGATGACCGGCGCCGCTCCGAAGTGATCGACTACGTGACGCGCAAGTACGGCGACGAGCGTGTGGCCATGATCGTCACCTACGGCACCATCAAGACCAAGCAGGCGCTCAAGGACTCCTCCCGTGTGCTGGGCTACCCGTTCAGCATGGGCGAGACGCTGACCAAGGCGCTGCCGCCGGCCGTGATGGCGAAAGACATCCCGCTGGCCGACATCCAGAACCCCGAAGCCAAGCGCTACGGCGAGGCCGGCGATTTCCGGCAGCTGATCAGCACCGACCCGGAAGCCGCGAAGGTCTTTGAGACCGCCCTAGGCATTGAAGGCCTGAAGCGGCAGTGGGGCGTGCACGCCGCCGGCGTCATCATGTCCTCGGACCCCATCATCGACGTCATCCCGATCATGCGCCGCTTCCAGGACGGCCAGGTCATCACGCAGTTCGACTACCCGACCTCCGAGGGCCTCGGCCTGATCAAGATGGACTTCCTCGGCCTGCGGAACCTGACGATCATTTCCGACGCCCTGGAAAACATCAAGATGAACCGCGGCGTGGACCTGGACCTCGAGGCACTGGCCCTGGACGACGCCGCCTCCTACGAGCTGCTGGCCCGCGGCGACACCCTCGGGGTCTTCCAGCTCGACGGCGGACCGATGCGGTCGCTGCTGAAGCTGATGAAGCCTGACAACTTCGAAGACATCTCCGCCGTCCTGGCGCTGTACCGCCCGGGACCCATGGGCGCCAACGCGCACACCGACTACGCGCTGCGCAAGAACGGCATCCAGGAAGTCATCCCGATCCACCCCGAGCTGGAGGAGCCGCTCGCGGAGATCCTCGGCGGCACCTACGGCCTGATCGTGTATCAGGAGCAGGTCATGGCCGTCGCGCAGAAGCTGGCCGGGTACACCCTCGGCCAGGCCGACATCCTGCGCCGCGCCATGGGCAAAAAGAAGAAGTCAGAGCTGGACAAACAGTTCGCCGGCTTCTCCCAGGGCATGCAGGACAACGGCTACTCCATGGAGGCGGTCAAGACCCTCTGGGACATCCTGCTGCCCTTCTCCGACTATGCATTCAACAAGGCCCACTCGGCCGCATACGGTGTGATCTCCTACTGGACCGCCTACCTGAAGGCGCACTACGCGCCGGAATACATGGCTGCCCTGCTGACCTCCGTCGGCGACGACAAGGACAAGTCGGCGATCTACCTGAACGAATGCCGCCGCATGGGCATCACGGTGCTGCCCCCCGACGTCAACGAGTCCGCGCTCAACTTCACCCCGGTGGGCAACGACATCCGCTTCGGCATGGGCGCCATCCGCAACGTCGGCGCCAACGCTGTCGACGCGATGGTGGCCGCACGCGAACGCGAAGGCGCCTACACCTCCTTCAAGGACTACCTGATGAAGGTGCCGGCCGTCGTCTGCAACAAGCGCACCATCGAATCGCTGATCAAAGCCGGGGCCTTCGACTCGCTCGGCCACCACCGCCGGGCCCTGGCCATGATCCACGAAGAGGCCATCGACTCTGTCATCACGCTTAAGCGCAACGAGGCGATCGGGCAGTTTGACCTGTTCGCCGGCTTCGAGGACACCGAGTCGGAGTCCTCGCTCAGCATCGAGATCCCGGACCTGCCCGAGTGGGAAAAGAAGGACAAGCTGTCCTTCGAACGCGACATGCTCGGGCTCTACGTCTCGGACCACCCGCTGCAGGGCCTCGAGGGGCTGCTGAGCCAGCACGCGGACCAGTCCATCACCTCGATCATCGCCGAGGACGGACCGCATGACGGCGCCATCATCACCATCGCGGGCATGATCACCTCACTGAGCCGGCGGATCGCCAAGGCCAGCGGCAACGCCTACGCCCGCGCCGAAATCGAAGACCTCGGCGGCTCGGTGGAAGTGATGTTCTTCGGCCAGGTCTACGGCCCGATCGCGTCGGTGCTGGCCGAGGACCTGATCGTCGTCGTCAAGGGTCGGCTGCAGCGCCGCGACGACGGGGCCGTGGCCCTGAACTGCATGGAACTCTCGGTCCCGGACCTCAGCGAAGGCCTGGACGGGCCGCTGGTGATCACCATGCCGACGCACAAGGCCACCGAGGCCGTGGTTAACGAACTCGGCGAGGTGCTCCGGACCCACCGCGGCAAGTCGGAGGTCCGGCTGCATCTGCACGGCGACTCCCGCGTGGAGGTCATGGGGCTGCCCGTGCATCTGCGGGTCAATCCCAGCCCCTCGCTGTTCGGCGACCTGAAGGTCCTCCTCGGCCCGACCTGCCTCGACGGCTAG
- the hisD gene encoding histidinol dehydrogenase, which translates to MQFRTVDVRGQRLSLAGLRAAVPRAQHGTVADAEQKVLDIISAVRSQGFEALRELALTFDGVDQAHPRVPAAALTAALAGLDPAVRAALEESIRRARRFADAQHPADTDVELGEGAMVSQNWVPVARVGLYVPGGLAVYPSSVIMNVVPALAAGVESIALASPPQKDFGGLPHPTILAAACLLGIDEVYAIGGAQAIAAFAYGIPGGTRNESDAGIDAVDVVTGPGNIFVATAKRLVKGVVGIDSEAGTTEIAILADATARPALVAADLISQAEHDPQAASVLITDSDELAAAVRRELDIQAAATKHSARVRQALSGPQSGVVLVEDLAQGIAACDAYAAEHLEIMTADAAAVAGRIRNAGAIFVGDYSPVSLGDYCAGSNHVLPTSGTAAFSSGLNVTTFLRAIQVVNYSKDALAEVSGHIVSLSGAEDLPAHGEAVTARFAAGS; encoded by the coding sequence GTGCAGTTCCGCACCGTGGACGTCCGCGGCCAGCGGTTGTCCCTCGCGGGGCTCCGCGCCGCCGTCCCGCGGGCCCAGCACGGGACCGTGGCCGACGCCGAGCAAAAGGTCCTGGACATCATCTCGGCCGTCCGCTCCCAGGGCTTCGAGGCCCTGCGGGAGCTGGCCCTGACCTTCGACGGCGTCGACCAGGCCCACCCACGCGTTCCCGCCGCGGCGCTCACGGCCGCCCTGGCCGGGCTGGACCCGGCGGTGCGCGCCGCCCTCGAGGAATCCATCCGCCGGGCACGCCGCTTTGCCGACGCGCAGCACCCGGCCGACACCGACGTCGAACTCGGCGAGGGCGCCATGGTCAGCCAGAACTGGGTCCCGGTGGCCCGCGTCGGGCTCTACGTCCCCGGCGGCCTGGCCGTCTACCCCTCCTCGGTCATTATGAACGTCGTCCCGGCACTGGCCGCCGGCGTAGAATCCATCGCCTTGGCCTCACCGCCGCAGAAGGACTTTGGCGGCCTGCCGCACCCCACGATCCTGGCGGCCGCATGCCTGCTGGGCATCGACGAGGTCTACGCGATCGGCGGCGCCCAGGCCATCGCCGCCTTCGCCTACGGCATCCCCGGCGGCACCAGGAATGAATCCGACGCCGGCATTGACGCTGTCGATGTCGTCACCGGGCCCGGAAACATCTTCGTCGCCACCGCCAAGCGGCTCGTGAAGGGTGTGGTGGGGATTGACTCGGAGGCCGGCACCACCGAAATCGCCATCCTGGCCGACGCGACGGCCCGGCCGGCCCTGGTCGCGGCCGATCTCATCAGCCAGGCCGAGCATGATCCGCAGGCGGCCTCCGTGCTGATCACGGACTCGGACGAGCTCGCCGCCGCCGTCCGTCGCGAACTCGACATCCAGGCAGCCGCGACCAAGCACAGCGCCCGGGTCCGCCAGGCCCTGTCCGGTCCGCAGTCCGGCGTTGTCCTCGTCGAGGACCTGGCGCAGGGCATCGCCGCCTGCGACGCGTACGCCGCCGAACACCTCGAAATCATGACCGCCGACGCCGCCGCCGTCGCCGGCCGGATCCGCAACGCCGGCGCCATCTTTGTGGGGGACTACAGCCCGGTCAGCCTGGGCGATTACTGCGCCGGGTCCAACCACGTGCTGCCCACCAGCGGAACCGCGGCGTTCTCCTCCGGGCTGAACGTGACCACATTCCTGCGCGCCATCCAGGTGGTCAACTACAGCAAGGACGCCCTCGCGGAAGTCAGCGGGCATATCGTCAGCCTCTCCGGCGCGGAGGACCTGCCGGCCCACGGCGAGGCCGTCACCGCCCGGTTCGCCGCCGGTAGCTAG